GGACCCTGTGATTTTTGGCCGGGTAGGCGAAGAAGCAGAGCTGCTGCGCAGGAACGGTATCTACTATGAGATTGTGCCGGGCATTACCTCGGCCATCAGCGTCCCGGCGTATGCCGGTATTCCGGTGACCCACCGGGAGGCGTCGTCTTCCCTGTCGATTATTACCGGCCATGAGAGCCCGGATAAGCTGGATCATTCCATTCAATGGGATAAAGTAACGAATGCGACCGGCACGCTGGTGTTCCTGATGGGTGTCGCCAAAATCGGTTACATCAGCGCCCAGCTTATGAAGCACGGCCGTCCGCCGGAGACACCGGTGGCGCTGGTGCGCTGGGGGACCCGTGCGGATCAGGAGACGCTGACCGGCACGCTGGCCGATATTGAGGCAAAGGTTACGGCAGCGGATTTTCAGCCGCCGGCGGTTATTGTGGTCGGTGATGTTGTGCTCCAGCGGGAGCACCTGATGTGGGTGGAGGCGCTCCCCCTGTTCGGCAAGCGCATTGTAGTGACGCGGGCGCGCGCCCAGGCAAGTGAGCTGGTGGACCGGATCGAGGAGCTGGGCGGCGAGCCGTACGAGTTCCCGGTCATTGAGACGGTGATGCAGCGCGATGCGGACAAGCAGGCGGAGATCGCTGCGGCACTTGGCGGGCTTGCGTCGTATGACTGGGTGTTCTTCACCAGTCCGAACGGCGTGGACTTCTTCATGCGTCATCTGACGCAGCAGAAGCTGGATATCCGCAGCCTGCACAGGGCGCGGCTGTGCGCGGTGGGCCCGGGTACGGCCGCAGCGCTCGCAGAGCGCGGGCTGATCTCCGAGGAGCTGCCCGGCCGCTTCCAGGCGGAAGGGATGATTGAAGCTTTTGGCTCACAGCTGCTGCCAGGGCAAAAGGTGCTGCTTCCTCGCGGCGACCTGGCGCGTGAATGGCTGCCTGGTAAGCTGAGGGAGCTGGGGCTGGAAGTGACCGAAGTGGATACGTATGAGACGGTGGTTACCGGCGAGGATGATATTGAACTGGTGAAGCTGCTGGAGGAGAAGCGCATTCATGCGGTGACCTTCACCAGCTCGTCCACGGTGCGCAACTTCCTCGGCATCCTGAAGCGGATGGGCCTGGAAGATCCGCTGGCGATGCTGGCGGGCATCAAGATTGCCTGCATCGGTCCGGTTACCGAGCAGACCGCAGTCGAAGCAGGACTCACTCCGGGACTGCTCCCGGAGGAATCCACCATCGAAGGGCTGGTGCAGGAGCTGTGCCGCTGGAATGAATCGACGAGGCTTAACTAGTCTGTTCCTGCCAGATCTGTCAGTGCTGCTTCTGAGCGTTACAATCGGGTCCGGCCTATTAGCTTCGTTAACTTTAACATCTCAATACGGCTTAAGCCGAATAGATGTGTGTAACTACTTAAACTGCTTATTAACTACTTACTGAACAGGAGGTTTACAGCAATGAGCTTTCCAATAACCAGACACCGCCGTTTGCGCGGGTCGGCCGGTATTCGCGGCATGGTGCGCGAGACGGTGCTGAATGTGCTGGATTTCATCCAGCCGATTTTTGTAACCTATGGAACGGGTGTGAAGAATGAGATCGGCTCCATGCCCGGCGTCTATCATTTCTCGCTGGATACGCTGAAGGAGGAGGTGGATGAGATTGCTTCCCTGGGCATTCCGGCGGTGCTGCTGTTCGGTATTCCCGAGACGAAGGATGCGGTTGGCTCGTCCGGCTTCGCAGATGATGGCATTGTGCAAGAGGCAACACGGTTAATCAAAAAATGGTATCCCGACCTGCTGGTCGTCGCCGACACCTGCCTGTGTGAATTCACCGATCACGGCCATTGCGGCATGGTGCATACCCATACGGTGAATGGTGTAGTGCACGGGGATGTAATCAACGATGCTTCGCTTGAGCTGCTGACCCGCACAGCGGTCTCGCAGGCCCGGGCAGGGGCGGATATTATCGCGCCGTCCAACATGATGGACGGATTCGTGCAGGCGATCCGTGCCGGACTCGATGCGAATGGCTTCGAGCAGGTGCCGATCATGTCCTATTCGGTAAAATACGCCTCCGCCTTCTACGGCCCGTTCCGCGAAGCGGCGGATTCCGCTCCCCAGTTCGGCAACCGCAAGACGTATCAGATGGACCCGGCCAATCTGCGGGAAGCCATCCGCGAAGCGGATTCCGATGTGCTGGAAGGCGCGGATATGCTGATGGTGAAGCCTGCTCTGGCTTATCTGGATGTGATCCGTACGATCCGCGACCAGTTCGATCTGCCTCTCGTAGCCTACAATG
The window above is part of the Paenibacillus sp. FSL H8-0048 genome. Proteins encoded here:
- the cobA gene encoding uroporphyrinogen-III C-methyltransferase, with translation MAGKVYLVGAGPGDAKLITVKGLECIRKADVLVYDRLASPRLLKWMKPGGEKIYVGKLSDRHTMKQEDINQLLVDLALEGKTVVRLKGGDPVIFGRVGEEAELLRRNGIYYEIVPGITSAISVPAYAGIPVTHREASSSLSIITGHESPDKLDHSIQWDKVTNATGTLVFLMGVAKIGYISAQLMKHGRPPETPVALVRWGTRADQETLTGTLADIEAKVTAADFQPPAVIVVGDVVLQREHLMWVEALPLFGKRIVVTRARAQASELVDRIEELGGEPYEFPVIETVMQRDADKQAEIAAALGGLASYDWVFFTSPNGVDFFMRHLTQQKLDIRSLHRARLCAVGPGTAAALAERGLISEELPGRFQAEGMIEAFGSQLLPGQKVLLPRGDLAREWLPGKLRELGLEVTEVDTYETVVTGEDDIELVKLLEEKRIHAVTFTSSSTVRNFLGILKRMGLEDPLAMLAGIKIACIGPVTEQTAVEAGLTPGLLPEESTIEGLVQELCRWNESTRLN
- the hemB gene encoding porphobilinogen synthase, which translates into the protein MSFPITRHRRLRGSAGIRGMVRETVLNVLDFIQPIFVTYGTGVKNEIGSMPGVYHFSLDTLKEEVDEIASLGIPAVLLFGIPETKDAVGSSGFADDGIVQEATRLIKKWYPDLLVVADTCLCEFTDHGHCGMVHTHTVNGVVHGDVINDASLELLTRTAVSQARAGADIIAPSNMMDGFVQAIRAGLDANGFEQVPIMSYSVKYASAFYGPFREAADSAPQFGNRKTYQMDPANLREAIREADSDVLEGADMLMVKPALAYLDVIRTIRDQFDLPLVAYNVSGEYSMVKAAAQQGWIDEQAVVLEMLTGMKRAGADIIITYFAKDAARWLRG